A stretch of the Bacillus sp. B-jedd genome encodes the following:
- a CDS encoding membrane lipoprotein lipid attachment site-containing protein — MRKILFLFALVILLSGCRAEPTFSEVSEKSVNKNVKAFVHEVRNRNGVHLYFNGEKEVYVYLNGSNAKQGGKGMKFTDFDVKGKGETLNILYNKATVEEGDQSINNPVLYRIKLDKKYENVKPFGNGKEVTFGVVSGNQ; from the coding sequence ATGAGGAAAATTTTGTTTCTGTTCGCATTAGTCATACTATTGTCAGGATGCAGAGCGGAGCCGACTTTTTCGGAAGTAAGTGAAAAAAGCGTAAATAAAAACGTTAAGGCATTCGTTCATGAAGTCAGGAATCGAAATGGAGTTCATTTGTATTTTAATGGAGAAAAGGAAGTCTACGTTTATCTAAATGGATCGAACGCCAAGCAGGGAGGTAAAGGGATGAAATTTACTGACTTTGACGTGAAAGGAAAAGGCGAGACTTTGAACATTCTTTATAATAAAGCCACAGTAGAAGAAGGCGATCAGTCAATAAATAATCCAGTGTTATATCGAATCAAGTTGGATAAGAAATATGAAAATGTAAAACCGTTTGGCAATGGTAAAGAGGTTACTTTCGGTGTGGTTTCTGGAAATCAGTAG
- a CDS encoding ABC transporter permease has product MSRISMKGWSPFAVLVLFFAAWEALVSIFDIPAWLLPAPSAILKEAAASYPLFLPDAGSTVMLALAGLSIGAAIGLLLAIVLHLVPPLRTAFYPFLIISQNVPIIVTAPLLVIWFGFGSLPKLIIITLVCFFPITIALLDGFRNAPRELLHFMKMSGATPLQTFAKVEFPNALPPLFSGLKISATYSVMGAVISEWLGAQKGIGVFMTLSSSAFRTDRVFIAIFMIVILSMLFYGVITMLEKKVVKWTPGGEK; this is encoded by the coding sequence ATGAGTAGAATTTCAATGAAAGGATGGAGCCCGTTCGCGGTGCTCGTCCTTTTCTTTGCCGCTTGGGAGGCGCTAGTCTCAATTTTCGACATACCGGCCTGGCTGCTGCCTGCTCCTTCGGCGATTTTGAAAGAGGCTGCGGCCAGCTATCCGCTGTTCCTGCCGGATGCCGGGTCAACCGTCATGCTTGCGCTAGCCGGACTGTCCATAGGTGCGGCAATCGGCCTTTTGCTGGCGATAGTCCTCCACCTCGTACCGCCGCTCAGGACGGCTTTCTACCCATTCCTGATCATCTCGCAAAATGTCCCGATTATCGTGACAGCGCCCTTATTGGTCATATGGTTCGGATTCGGCTCTTTGCCAAAATTGATCATCATTACGCTCGTTTGCTTCTTTCCGATTACGATTGCTTTGCTGGACGGCTTCCGTAACGCGCCAAGGGAGCTGCTTCATTTTATGAAGATGTCCGGAGCCACCCCGCTCCAGACTTTTGCAAAAGTTGAATTCCCGAATGCCCTTCCGCCGCTGTTTTCAGGATTGAAAATTTCAGCGACCTACAGTGTGATGGGGGCGGTCATTTCCGAGTGGCTCGGCGCACAAAAAGGGATTGGCGTCTTTATGACTCTTTCCTCGTCCGCTTTCCGGACCGACAGGGTATTTATCGCGATTTTTATGATTGTCATCTTAAGCATGCTGTTTTACGGAGTCATAACGATGCTCGAAAAGAAGGTCGTTAAATGGACGCCGGGAGGGGAGAAATGA
- a CDS encoding AraC family transcriptional regulator, translated as MEGLQRMLDSIEYMESSLDKELLIEDIAAAACMSKFHFQRMFSMLTGFTVSEYIRNRRITLAAQELANSRMKVIDVALKYGYESPEAFAKAFRRIHGISPSEVKKSSPSMKAYPRISFQIQLKGDVEMDYKIVEKEAFTVVGKSIRTSTIGGENNRKIAAFWVESNGNGFSRELAKNCGPLGLIGVCMDFDRQQENLTYLIGAEKNIETVPEDWEERQIPAAAWAVFPVHGAMPATMPKVWGRIFSEWFPATGYEHAGGAEMEVYPSDADPSSEDYYSEIWIPVKK; from the coding sequence ATGGAAGGGCTGCAAAGGATGCTCGATAGCATCGAGTATATGGAAAGTAGTTTGGATAAGGAGCTTTTGATAGAGGATATCGCAGCGGCCGCTTGTATGTCCAAGTTCCATTTTCAGCGGATGTTCAGCATGCTGACAGGCTTTACCGTCAGTGAATATATCCGGAACCGTCGCATCACGCTTGCCGCGCAGGAATTGGCCAACTCCCGTATGAAAGTGATTGATGTTGCGTTAAAGTATGGATATGAAAGCCCGGAAGCTTTTGCAAAAGCGTTCCGTCGGATTCATGGCATCAGCCCATCCGAAGTAAAGAAGAGCAGCCCATCCATGAAGGCCTATCCTAGGATTTCCTTTCAAATTCAATTAAAGGGTGATGTGGAAATGGATTACAAGATTGTTGAGAAGGAAGCTTTTACAGTTGTCGGGAAAAGCATTCGTACATCCACCATCGGAGGCGAGAACAACCGGAAGATTGCCGCTTTTTGGGTTGAATCGAATGGAAATGGATTTTCAAGGGAGCTTGCAAAAAACTGCGGTCCACTCGGATTGATCGGAGTGTGCATGGATTTTGACAGGCAGCAGGAAAATCTCACATATTTAATTGGCGCCGAAAAAAATATTGAAACGGTTCCTGAGGATTGGGAGGAGAGGCAAATTCCTGCGGCGGCATGGGCGGTATTTCCGGTACACGGCGCCATGCCAGCTACGATGCCGAAAGTATGGGGGAGGATATTCTCCGAATGGTTCCCGGCAACAGGCTACGAACATGCCGGAGGGGCGGAAATGGAAGTCTATCCAAGTGATGCCGATCCTTCGTCAGAGGATTATTATAGTGAGATTTGGATACCGGTCAAAAAATAA
- a CDS encoding cobalamin-binding protein: MKLISICPSNTELAAYLGLAPSLVAVDDFSNWPEEINGLPRLGPDLAIDMDKVEALQPDLVLASLSVPGMERNIEELEKRGLPYVIVPNPTTLQEVGDCLLFVGQATNTEETARLQYEKFNRILADYKSLSKKVKEPKALYWEWWAKPVFTPGAANWLTEVSTLAGGRNIFADKQEASVQTDWDEVKDRAPDVICVVWVGVHKKKVNPKVILKRPGWEQMKAIENKQLYILDEPLFCRPSPLLLNGLAQIAHILHPDVYPEYLVGTDLL; the protein is encoded by the coding sequence TTGAAGTTGATTTCCATCTGTCCAAGCAATACCGAACTTGCCGCTTATTTGGGGCTCGCTCCATCCCTTGTCGCTGTCGATGATTTTTCTAACTGGCCGGAAGAGATCAACGGATTGCCCCGTCTGGGACCGGATTTGGCTATCGATATGGACAAGGTGGAAGCTTTGCAGCCTGATCTTGTCTTGGCCTCCCTTTCCGTGCCAGGAATGGAGCGGAATATTGAGGAACTGGAAAAACGCGGCCTCCCTTATGTCATTGTTCCCAATCCTACAACGTTACAGGAAGTCGGGGACTGCCTCCTATTTGTCGGCCAGGCCACGAATACTGAAGAAACAGCGAGACTGCAGTATGAAAAATTCAACCGAATACTGGCAGACTACAAGTCCTTGAGCAAAAAAGTAAAGGAGCCTAAAGCCCTGTATTGGGAATGGTGGGCGAAGCCTGTCTTCACTCCAGGTGCCGCAAACTGGCTAACAGAAGTCAGCACACTTGCGGGCGGGCGGAACATTTTTGCCGATAAGCAGGAAGCCAGTGTACAGACTGATTGGGATGAAGTAAAAGACCGTGCTCCAGATGTCATCTGTGTCGTGTGGGTTGGTGTTCACAAAAAGAAGGTGAATCCGAAGGTCATTTTGAAACGGCCTGGATGGGAACAAATGAAGGCAATTGAAAACAAGCAGCTTTACATACTCGACGAACCGCTGTTTTGCCGGCCATCCCCGCTGTTGTTGAATGGATTGGCGCAAATCGCCCATATTCTTCATCCTGATGTTTATCCGGAATATCTTGTCGGAACGGATTTGTTATAG
- a CDS encoding ABC transporter substrate-binding protein, with protein sequence MKKLFVLLSAVILAIGLAGCTSGQKESGASKSKSLKKVKLVLDWAPNTNHTGLYVAKEKGYFKKHGLDVDIILPGEAGADQLVASGKAEFGVSYQESITQARIQGVPLVSLAAVIQHNTSGFASPKAKNITSPKDFAGHTYGGWGSPIEKAVLESLMKQENADVEKVKIVNMGDTDFFTAVKRDIDFAWIFYAWTGIEAELRNEPLNMVYLTDYTQKLDYYTPVIATNEKMIEKDPETVKEFVAAVSEGYQFAIKNPSESADILLKAVPDLDPKLVKKSQEWLSPKYQDDAPRWGEQKLEVWKNYSEWMYEHGLLEKELDAEKAFTNEFLPE encoded by the coding sequence ATGAAAAAGCTGTTTGTTTTATTATCTGCCGTTATTTTGGCCATTGGCCTCGCGGGCTGCACTTCCGGGCAAAAGGAAAGCGGTGCATCAAAATCAAAGTCTTTAAAGAAAGTTAAGCTCGTCCTCGATTGGGCGCCGAACACGAACCACACCGGCCTTTATGTGGCAAAAGAAAAAGGCTATTTCAAAAAGCACGGGCTGGACGTTGACATAATCCTTCCCGGCGAGGCGGGAGCCGACCAGCTTGTCGCTTCAGGGAAAGCGGAGTTTGGCGTGAGCTACCAGGAGTCGATTACCCAGGCAAGGATCCAGGGAGTTCCGCTCGTATCACTGGCGGCGGTCATTCAGCACAACACTTCCGGGTTTGCTTCACCCAAAGCGAAAAACATCACTTCGCCAAAGGATTTTGCCGGCCATACATACGGAGGCTGGGGCTCACCAATAGAAAAAGCGGTCCTAGAGTCGTTGATGAAGCAGGAAAACGCCGATGTTGAAAAGGTGAAAATCGTCAATATGGGCGACACCGACTTTTTCACGGCAGTTAAGCGCGATATCGACTTTGCGTGGATTTTTTATGCCTGGACAGGCATAGAGGCCGAGCTGAGGAATGAGCCGCTTAATATGGTTTATCTCACGGATTATACCCAGAAACTTGACTACTATACGCCGGTTATTGCGACAAATGAAAAGATGATTGAGAAGGACCCGGAGACTGTAAAGGAATTTGTCGCCGCCGTATCTGAAGGCTATCAATTTGCGATTAAGAATCCTTCTGAAAGTGCGGACATCCTCTTAAAGGCCGTACCGGACCTTGACCCTAAGCTTGTCAAAAAGAGCCAGGAATGGCTTTCGCCAAAGTACCAGGACGATGCGCCACGGTGGGGCGAGCAAAAGCTTGAGGTATGGAAAAACTACAGCGAGTGGATGTACGAACACGGTCTTTTGGAAAAGGAACTGGACGCCGAGAAAGCTTTTACGAATGAATTTTTGCCGGAATAA
- a CDS encoding YheC/YheD family protein, producing MRLLKFKEIVSLVPILKINRGMAKELGITNGMKVKLCYGMRETLVTANLGDAYKQETVSIDGETAEKLGIEMPAEYTCSLRRNGLLIGPVIGVLYGIRNSKGMVDKIKSFPERYLPYFKAVSETGGLLYFFSGDQVNYKDKKITGIVYDFPSDSWKVKDLPFPAVIFRRVKAPPELLSAMGTRFVNFPCMNKITFWHTFNSHPILGKHLPQTSRKIEKSELDAYLKKYGSVFLKQSGRSRGRGIFLITKQGSTYEVRVTYEERIYTYSEKEIAILLSKHQKNFMLQQAVAVKKVDGRPIAYRVNAVKNESGKWMIAAIHGLSGKREGITSHRATDDNVHNGEEMLKAQFHFSSAEARGKLKEMEALGLLLAKELNALCPRLIDLGIDMGIDENGDIYLFESNTLQDLHLPVLAGEIETYEKLVATIVKTLLAKAME from the coding sequence ATGAGATTATTGAAATTCAAGGAAATTGTCTCGCTAGTGCCGATACTGAAAATAAATCGCGGGATGGCTAAGGAACTCGGGATTACCAATGGAATGAAAGTGAAGCTTTGTTATGGAATGCGGGAAACTCTTGTTACCGCAAACCTCGGAGATGCTTACAAGCAGGAAACAGTATCGATTGATGGGGAAACGGCAGAAAAGCTGGGCATTGAGATGCCTGCTGAGTATACATGCAGTTTAAGAAGAAATGGCCTCTTGATTGGGCCGGTCATTGGAGTCCTTTATGGGATTAGGAATAGTAAAGGGATGGTCGACAAAATCAAAAGCTTTCCGGAAAGATATCTGCCATACTTTAAAGCAGTCTCTGAAACTGGCGGGCTGCTATACTTTTTTTCCGGAGACCAGGTGAATTATAAAGATAAAAAGATTACCGGTATCGTTTATGATTTCCCGTCTGATAGTTGGAAAGTTAAGGATTTGCCTTTTCCTGCCGTTATTTTTAGAAGAGTAAAAGCTCCTCCTGAATTGCTGTCGGCAATGGGAACCCGATTTGTAAACTTTCCATGCATGAATAAAATCACCTTCTGGCATACCTTTAATAGCCACCCTATTCTCGGCAAACACCTTCCACAGACATCGCGAAAAATTGAAAAAAGCGAATTGGATGCCTATCTCAAGAAATATGGTTCTGTCTTTTTAAAGCAATCCGGCAGAAGTAGGGGAAGAGGCATCTTTTTAATCACCAAACAAGGAAGCACTTATGAGGTGCGCGTAACTTATGAGGAAAGAATTTATACCTACTCTGAGAAGGAAATCGCCATTCTTCTGTCTAAACACCAAAAGAATTTTATGCTGCAGCAGGCGGTTGCAGTAAAAAAAGTGGATGGCAGGCCGATCGCTTACAGGGTAAACGCGGTCAAAAATGAGAGTGGCAAGTGGATGATTGCGGCTATCCACGGCCTTTCCGGTAAAAGAGAAGGAATTACCTCCCATCGGGCCACTGACGATAATGTCCATAATGGTGAAGAAATGCTGAAGGCGCAATTTCATTTTTCTTCTGCGGAAGCGAGAGGGAAACTGAAGGAGATGGAAGCGCTTGGTTTACTGCTCGCCAAGGAACTCAATGCCCTGTGTCCGCGCCTGATTGACCTGGGGATTGATATGGGGATAGATGAAAACGGGGATATTTATCTTTTTGAAAGTAACACTCTTCAGGATTTGCACCTTCCTGTCCTGGCAGGGGAAATAGAGACGTATGAAAAGCTGGTTGCCACGATTGTGAAAACCTTGTTGGCGAAGGCGATGGAATAG
- a CDS encoding GNAT family N-acetyltransferase produces MKNFLVKKIEQLMDIDINVLAKESKEEGFRFVERLVNDYESGMNTFCLPGEALFAVFTHAGEPAAIGGLNRDPFSAEKAIGRLRRFYVRQIYRRTWIGSLLLTEILSEAKKHYDTVVLHTDTVEADEFYTSYGFSKGEGYLNSTHFLRLTGEPVTSEHERTGIVHKPLID; encoded by the coding sequence ATGAAGAATTTCCTAGTCAAGAAAATCGAACAGCTGATGGATATTGACATAAATGTGCTGGCGAAGGAAAGCAAAGAAGAAGGCTTTCGTTTCGTCGAGAGATTGGTGAATGACTATGAAAGTGGTATGAATACATTCTGCCTTCCAGGGGAGGCTCTATTTGCCGTCTTCACACATGCTGGTGAACCGGCTGCAATTGGCGGGTTAAATAGGGACCCTTTTTCAGCAGAGAAAGCGATTGGCAGATTGAGGAGATTTTATGTCAGGCAAATATACAGGCGAACCTGGATTGGGAGCCTGCTATTAACAGAGATTCTTTCAGAAGCAAAAAAGCACTATGATACAGTCGTTCTTCACACTGACACCGTGGAAGCTGATGAATTTTATACTTCTTATGGTTTTTCAAAAGGCGAAGGATATTTAAATTCTACCCACTTCTTGAGGTTGACTGGGGAACCTGTCACAAGCGAGCATGAAAGAACAGGAATCGTACATAAGCCGCTGATAGACTGA
- a CDS encoding YheC/YheD family endospore coat-associated protein produces the protein MKIKLNDKISETVLVSEDLWEQWELKKGIIYTLSFGNRTFKTSLNKTIKHEKAIGFPKKAAIQLGIPFSKQVQARIDSSTIKLGPLIGILSGNNCIKSGEIAIQNNSKNDAEFVMEMLSSEKFTAHYSFLFSPGDVDWEREVVLGSFRIVDETGKDHWRHYEVPLPDVIYNRMLSRRAEYSEVGQRFYANVKLAKDIKMFNPHYFSKEFIHEVLLNDEEAVKYLPETIFKPKKSDVWKMVERHRTVFLKPKNRAGGWGIFKITKNDERYIVNNERRIDKYKSLRRCFKRADFEQNRKKYMVQQGIKLIEVDGRNADFRVNLNKNNKNEWVVVAKACKAAGKKSTTTHIRLGGTIHNGTEVLIQVFKDRAPAIEKEIEEAVIILAKAVDKSIGGPIGELGIDLGVDQDGKVWLFEINSLPGRSILHEPGMEDAGMLSIHLLYEYSYFLAGFHLNSKQAER, from the coding sequence GTGAAAATAAAATTAAACGATAAAATCTCTGAAACTGTTCTTGTTTCGGAGGACCTTTGGGAGCAATGGGAACTAAAGAAAGGAATCATCTATACTCTTTCATTTGGAAATCGAACGTTTAAGACATCCTTAAATAAAACAATTAAACATGAAAAAGCGATTGGTTTTCCGAAAAAAGCAGCCATACAGTTGGGGATTCCTTTTTCAAAACAGGTCCAGGCGCGGATTGATTCCTCCACCATAAAGCTAGGGCCGTTGATTGGCATCCTTTCAGGCAATAACTGCATAAAAAGTGGGGAAATCGCAATTCAAAATAATTCCAAAAATGATGCGGAATTTGTCATGGAAATGTTATCTTCGGAAAAGTTTACCGCCCATTATTCGTTTCTATTTTCACCGGGCGATGTTGATTGGGAAAGGGAAGTGGTTTTGGGATCGTTCAGAATTGTTGATGAGACAGGGAAGGATCACTGGCGTCATTATGAAGTTCCGCTCCCGGATGTAATTTATAACAGGATGTTAAGCAGGAGGGCGGAGTATTCAGAGGTAGGGCAAAGGTTTTATGCGAATGTAAAATTGGCCAAAGACATTAAAATGTTCAATCCTCATTATTTTAGCAAGGAGTTTATACATGAAGTGCTGTTGAATGATGAAGAAGCGGTGAAATACCTTCCCGAAACGATTTTTAAGCCAAAAAAATCCGATGTATGGAAAATGGTCGAGCGCCATCGTACTGTTTTTTTAAAACCAAAAAACAGGGCAGGCGGGTGGGGCATCTTTAAAATTACCAAAAACGATGAGCGGTACATCGTCAATAATGAAAGAAGGATTGATAAGTATAAAAGCTTGAGGCGTTGTTTTAAACGGGCCGACTTTGAACAGAATAGGAAAAAATACATGGTCCAGCAGGGGATAAAGCTGATTGAAGTTGATGGAAGAAACGCGGATTTTCGGGTAAATCTTAATAAAAACAACAAGAATGAATGGGTTGTTGTAGCAAAAGCATGCAAGGCCGCCGGCAAAAAAAGCACAACGACCCATATTCGCCTGGGCGGAACTATCCATAATGGGACAGAGGTGCTTATTCAGGTGTTTAAAGACCGGGCTCCTGCCATTGAAAAGGAAATCGAGGAAGCCGTCATTATCCTCGCGAAAGCGGTTGATAAATCTATTGGCGGGCCGATTGGCGAACTGGGAATTGACCTTGGAGTTGATCAGGATGGAAAGGTATGGCTTTTTGAAATAAATTCGCTCCCCGGTAGAAGCATTTTACATGAACCTGGAATGGAAGACGCCGGCATGCTCTCGATTCATCTTTTATATGAATATAGTTATTTTCTTGCCGGTTTTCATCTTAACAGTAAGCAAGCCGAAAGGTAA
- a CDS encoding thiamine-binding protein — protein MANSLISIQIIPKTSSLEETIKLVDAAIAIINQSGVKYEVHPLETTMEGELGQLLDIIAKMNEKMIELGSPNVISQVKILYQPDGITMDRLTEKYR, from the coding sequence ATGGCCAACTCTCTAATAAGTATTCAAATCATCCCAAAGACTTCATCATTGGAAGAAACGATTAAGCTGGTTGACGCCGCCATCGCAATCATCAATCAATCTGGTGTGAAGTACGAGGTTCACCCGCTTGAAACGACGATGGAAGGTGAACTCGGGCAGCTGCTTGATATTATTGCGAAAATGAACGAAAAGATGATCGAGCTTGGTTCACCGAATGTCATATCACAGGTGAAGATTCTGTACCAGCCGGATGGTATAACAATGGACAGGCTGACGGAGAAATACCGCTAA
- a CDS encoding ABC transporter ATP-binding protein, with the protein MEVQIRLENIGHSFPETGHVLDGISLNVKQGEFVSLIGPSGSGKSTIFNTIGGLLQPDRGDIYLEGRRVNGETGNIAYMPQQPTLLPWRTVLHNVILAQELTGKPDVGEGKKWLAKVGLGDYESAFPHQLSGGMKQRATFIRAMLCPQQVLLLDEPFSALDEFTRFDMQKWLLSVWEEKRKSVLFITHNIEEALFLSDRIYLLSPRPGKVIKEFEIPFPRPRADGLLLENQFLQMKREIYATLREGGVHEGH; encoded by the coding sequence ATGGAAGTACAAATCAGGCTTGAAAACATCGGCCACTCGTTTCCCGAAACCGGTCATGTACTTGACGGCATTTCGCTCAACGTGAAACAAGGAGAATTCGTTTCGCTCATTGGCCCTTCAGGCAGTGGGAAAAGCACGATTTTCAATACCATTGGGGGTCTGCTACAGCCTGACCGGGGCGATATTTATCTGGAGGGGCGCAGGGTGAACGGGGAAACCGGGAACATCGCCTACATGCCCCAGCAGCCTACGCTTCTCCCGTGGAGAACAGTTTTGCATAATGTTATCCTTGCCCAGGAGCTTACCGGGAAACCAGATGTGGGCGAAGGGAAAAAGTGGCTTGCCAAGGTGGGACTGGGGGACTACGAAAGCGCTTTTCCCCACCAGCTATCAGGAGGGATGAAGCAGCGGGCCACCTTCATCAGAGCGATGCTCTGTCCGCAGCAAGTGCTCCTCCTCGATGAGCCATTCTCCGCGCTTGATGAGTTCACAAGGTTCGATATGCAAAAATGGCTCCTGTCGGTGTGGGAAGAAAAGCGGAAATCGGTCCTGTTCATCACTCACAATATCGAAGAAGCACTTTTTTTATCAGACCGGATCTATCTTTTATCGCCAAGGCCGGGGAAGGTCATCAAGGAGTTTGAAATACCTTTCCCGCGGCCGCGGGCGGATGGATTGCTTCTCGAGAATCAATTTTTGCAAATGAAAAGAGAAATATATGCAACCTTAAGGGAGGGAGGAGTACATGAGGGTCATTGA
- a CDS encoding DsbA family oxidoreductase — translation MGKRRLEDAIQKIGKPIEVTYRSFELDPKAGRDIKENMYEVLAKKYGMSLAQARANCDNIEKMAKDVGLEYNFDTLILTNTFDAHRLTMLAKTKGLMKEMTERILHAYFTESKHIGDHATLTELAVEVGLDREETASMLASGAMADEVRADEQMAQQYRITGVPFFLINKKYALSGAQPTDAFVQALEKVLAEDEITFINPAGGELCDEDGCEIPKK, via the coding sequence ATTGGCAAAAGGCGTCTGGAGGACGCCATTCAGAAGATAGGCAAACCAATAGAAGTAACGTACCGGAGTTTCGAGCTTGATCCGAAAGCCGGCAGGGATATAAAAGAAAATATGTATGAAGTTTTGGCAAAAAAATACGGAATGAGCCTCGCCCAGGCACGAGCCAACTGCGACAATATCGAGAAAATGGCCAAAGATGTCGGGCTTGAATACAACTTTGACACATTGATTCTGACAAATACCTTTGACGCGCATCGCTTGACGATGTTAGCGAAAACAAAGGGATTAATGAAAGAAATGACTGAAAGAATTCTCCATGCTTATTTTACGGAATCAAAGCATATTGGCGACCATGCCACCCTGACCGAACTGGCTGTTGAAGTAGGGCTTGATCGGGAAGAGACTGCCAGCATGCTTGCTAGCGGTGCAATGGCCGACGAAGTCCGCGCCGATGAGCAGATGGCACAGCAATACCGAATTACTGGCGTACCTTTTTTCCTGATCAATAAAAAATACGCCTTATCCGGCGCCCAACCTACTGATGCTTTTGTCCAGGCGTTGGAGAAAGTGCTTGCCGAGGACGAAATTACCTTCATCAATCCCGCCGGAGGGGAACTGTGTGATGAAGATGGATGCGAAATCCCGAAAAAGTAG